The Geobacillus stearothermophilus ATCC 12980 genome contains a region encoding:
- the argB gene encoding acetylglutamate kinase, whose protein sequence is MGKTVVIKCGGSVLDELSPAFFASVNAMRKQGMEVVIVHGGGPEIGHMLKKLSVPSEFVNGLRKTTKDVLAVVEMVLSGKVNKQLVAMLRQHGLPAVGVSGVDGGLLEAEPIDLAKLGYVGRVKTVRSQLLRTLLAAGYIPVISPLGIDQNGQTYNINADTAAGAVAAAIGASQLAFVTNVPGILRDGALVAEATVEMIERLIEDGVITGGMIPKVKAALSALSDALPEVMIVSGKTTFYQNGTWYGTTIRKENEVGVY, encoded by the coding sequence ATGGGGAAAACGGTCGTCATCAAATGCGGCGGCAGCGTGCTTGATGAGTTGTCTCCCGCCTTTTTTGCCAGCGTGAACGCAATGCGAAAACAAGGGATGGAGGTCGTCATCGTCCACGGCGGCGGGCCGGAAATCGGACACATGTTAAAAAAATTGTCCGTGCCGAGCGAGTTTGTCAACGGCTTGCGGAAGACGACGAAAGACGTGCTCGCGGTTGTGGAAATGGTGCTCTCCGGCAAAGTGAACAAACAGCTTGTCGCGATGCTCAGGCAGCACGGTTTGCCCGCGGTCGGTGTTTCCGGCGTGGACGGGGGACTGCTTGAAGCAGAACCGATCGACTTGGCCAAACTCGGCTATGTCGGCCGTGTGAAAACCGTTCGTTCCCAGCTGTTGCGCACGCTGCTTGCGGCGGGCTACATCCCGGTCATTTCCCCGCTTGGCATCGACCAAAACGGGCAAACGTACAACATTAACGCTGACACGGCGGCTGGGGCGGTCGCAGCGGCCATCGGCGCCAGCCAGCTCGCGTTTGTGACGAACGTACCCGGCATTTTGCGAGACGGTGCGCTCGTGGCTGAGGCGACGGTGGAAATGATTGAACGACTGATCGAAGACGGCGTCATCACGGGTGGGATGATTCCGAAAGTGAAAGCGGCGCTCTCCGCCCTGTCCGATGCGCTGCCGGAAGTGATGATCGTCAGTGGCAAAACAACGTTTTATCAGAACGGAACATGGTATGGGACAACGATTCGGAAAGAAAACGAAGTGGGGGTCTACTAA